The following nucleotide sequence is from Coffea eugenioides isolate CCC68of chromosome 3, Ceug_1.0, whole genome shotgun sequence.
ttttttttttccgtccAATCTTCACAAAAGGTGGTGTGGAAAGGCAAGATAAGAAGTCCAAAACAAACTTGTGCCAAGATAAGATAATTATATATAGTTCTCATACCAACTTCTGCTAGTAATTATTCGACCAAAATGACCATTTCAAACGTGATGACAAAACAAATCATGAAGTTATGTTGTAGAGTTAAAGTTCACATTACTAAATCAATGCATaatcaaaattttgaagttcCACCTAACTGTACAAAACCTCCTCCATCATTTCCCTAACAAGAAGCATTTAATGTGGCAATTACATTATGGCCAGTGACTTATCAACTGGATTAGCAAATATGAAACATGATTCACAATGTAACAATTTGACTCAGAAGCTGATTGGACGCAAGGATTGGAGGCTGCATAATCAGTATACTTCCTCCTTGAACCCACGAAAGAATGCCTCCTCAAAAGATTTGACTTTTATCCAATGTCAGATGTCTACTTTGTATTATGAGTTGGAACACTCAGATATATTTTGGTATTCTTGAAGTCATCCAACAGAGGATTGTATCCATCTTTTGTTCTCGTCTTTGAGGGAAGACCGAATTCTTCCATGAAAGATGAAGTATCAAGCTACATGAAGAGTGAAACAGATAAGCAACAGAGCTGCATTATCAGTTTTTCCAATCAAAGACATGATACCCCTATTATTTAATCCAGTTTGTGTGTGTCTGATATTATTTGCAAAGCATGTAATTACATCAAATCATGGAGTGTTTTATGTTCCTTCCAAGATATGTAACTCGTGAATCTGTGAAAGTTCAGCCAATGTTACATGTAAATAGTAATTCTAAACATTAACTTTTCTACCGCACAAACCAAAAGGTAAAGTGAACTCCAGTCCCTTTTCTGATAACATATTTAACCATAAAACAGAGAAAGGAGACCAAAAAACAAAATCCTGTATAGCTTGCAAGCTTCATCTACAAAAGAGCATCTTCTGGTGCATTGGGAATTTTAAAGTAATGAACTGGGGAGGCTTCCAAATGTAATCATCCTTTGCCCAACAAAATTAGTTGCTTAGTACTAATTTGATCTAGTATCTTATTAGGGTACTAGCCTGGCTCCATGTTTGACAACTCTTTACAAATTTATAGAATTGGGTTAATTCATAGGTAATGTGCTAGCTGCAAATTGCATGTGTTAATCGTGTACTTGGCAATGGGTAGTAACAAAATCCagctgccaaaaaaaaaaaatgcatcaaTTAGGATCCAACAGAACACAAGACATAGACACTGTCATCATAAATCTAGTCTGACACCAAAATGAGACTGTCAATTTTCTCTAAGTTAGCATTCCTACTATGTGACCTCAACTTTTTCATTACCCTGTGCAAAGAAAACTTCCCAAAGTTTCAGTTATATGCAAGATCTCAGCCTGACACTGTTATACCAGAAACTCAAATCACTTGTGCTTTTATTATATATCTGACTCCCTGGAACTTCAGATGAGGTATCATCAGTCCATCTTCCATCCACCCTTTCCCCCCTCTATGAATATCACCTACTTGAACTTTCCAAGCTGACTTTTGACACTTGACCATAACCAATATGGAACTACTCCGAAAAGGACCAGCCTACTCATTCTGCATTCAGTGCCGCTAAGATAAGATACCAAAACAAAACATCTTTAAATTCTATTGCAACTCACCGATAAGATCTTTAGGCTTAATAATCATGTGTCACACCAAATGCAGGTAAAGAAGTGCAGAATCAGAAAAAACAGGAATTACCGTAAGCGTCcgtcttttctttcctttcttcgaTGATTTATCTTGGTCTGGCTTAAGCCATCCAGAGCAATGATGGTCCATCCGTTCCAAAAGCCAAAAGTCTGTCGGGAAAAATATATCCGCATCACCCTGCAGATAAACAATAGTCAATAAACTTAAACTGCAAGGTCAAAGATAATAATACTAGACAAGGTTAGTATTATGATAGACCTAATGTAATTAAGAAAGGAAGACTAGCAATAGTTGGACATCATCCAATCCGAAAGACACTGTAAATGCACATCCCATTTGCCAATTAATTCTCTTTATTTTGCAGAATTTGTTTATAACTGAATATCTTCTTTTAGACGTGTAGAAGACTGAACAGTTTGTCCAACACTTATTAATGAAGCAGCCGAATTCCAGAATGCGAATTGAAACAATTCAAGGGCTTATCACTGAATAGTCCAGAAAAACTCTACCCAAAGTTGATAATTATACAAGCGAAAAAGTTATGAAACTGTAAAAACTAGAATTTTAGTGCCTAGAATTTTTGCTTCAGCCAACCTCTTTTAACAACAGCACAGAGACAGAGTTATGAGGAATAATTCCCCAATAGCTGAAACATTTAAAATTATCTAGAGGAAGAAAACCAAGGGAAGTTATCATTTTAAGACCTCGGTTACAAGCTTGGTGCCTCAAACATTACAGATAAAACAGCTAAGCACAGAGCCAAAAAACATTTCAAGATGAAtcaaaattatatttaattagaGCAACTTACAGTAAGGATTTTTTTCATGATGGATTTCACTCAGCCTTCCATGCATTTTAGCATCATCATATGTATCAACTAGGCAACTTTAACTCAAagaaataacaacaaatctACCTAGAGAAGGTTCATAAATCAAGTACCAGGTCTTTTATATGTCACTGTTCCACAATAATTCCCTTAAAACTGATTTCATGAGTTCATCGTGATCATATTCCACTTATTCATCATTTCTTTTATATATGCACCAAAACTTTTGTGCTTAGATTgccaaatcattttcaaaagtGCATGCCGTGTTACATTTTGCAATGACAACAAAATTAGAGTTAACCAACGCTAAGATTACAACCACGAAGCAAAGAAAGGGCAGCAAAAAAGTTATTACCTTTGCATCCATATAGCTTTTATGATCGAAACTCTTACCGTCTCTCTGCAAAAAATGGCTTAAGGTCAAATGAACTAGTAAAGTACGATTCTGATTTGATTCTTTACATCTTTGTTTCACATGATAATAAATCACGTTTTGCATATTGTCTAAGAACAAATCCCTAAGCATGTTCTTCTTTACCAAATCCTTTTGAGATGAGAATCTAAGTATAAAATTAGTGAAAGAACAAATTAATACCAAACAACAAAAAGTTCTTCAGAAAAGAAAAGCATCAAATTCTGGAGCCAAACAAGACTTAATGCATCAAAAATTGTACTTGACAGGATATTAGCATCAGCCTATTCCCGAATTATTGTTGTTTCCTTTACAGCATTGTAATTGAAATGGCTTAATCATAACATGTGACTTCAAATGTGCCTTCTATCATGGAAGATCATTAAACACATGAAGCAAATAATGAGAAACAGACTAAAACAGAGTAGTGACTGGAAGACATATAATGAATTACCTTACTGGAAACCAATGGAGCTCTCTCACCAGGAACTGTAACATCGGGTAGGTAACTGAAATCTGAAGCAATTAAAGACATCTTCGGCAGAGCTCCATGTAAAACCTCCAAAAGTTTCTGAATATTACAGATAAATGGTAAACATGAGCAAATTGCGCAGGAGAAAGATAGAATGAAAAACAAACTTTGTCAATTAGTTTTGGCATAATAACCAAGCAACCAGTAGGTAGCCAACATCGCCGAGGCTTGGGGAAAACTTTAGCCCAGACATTTCTAACCAATGAAGCTGACGTTCTTCCATCAGATTCTTTCTCTAAATCCAAGATCTCCATGCAGCTAGATATTAGTCGATCTTCTACAGGCTTATATAACTCACAGAGTTCTGACCTGTTAATATAGAAGAACAAGAAAATCACGTCCTGCATGGCTGATAACAGTTGTGAAGGCATGACATGAATATACAAACAGCCAAGGCCTCCTAGGCTTAGGTGTTAGGCAATATGAGCACATTTCATTATAGCAGGGCATATCTAAAACATATACAAATACTTTTTAACATCTCATTAACTAGGGTTGATAATTAGTGAAAGGATCAAGATCCAGCAAGCTATTGATTGATTTTCAAAGAAGGAAGAAGCAGAGAGAATACATGGGGTACCTACTCAAATTACAAATGTGAAGGAAAGTAAGAAGTCTAGGCTATGGGGGGAGAGAGAAAAATAGAGGTCACTATTTTCAGAAAGAAAATTAACATGTAACAATCTATAGCTGAATATCATAATTCTAATGTGGTcaaaaagcagaaaaagaaCCATTTCTTCCAAACAAAAGAGGTTTAATGCTTTTTAATCAAGTTAGctatcacaaaagataaaactcCACATCATATTATGTTAGTAAGTAATATGCCTCTACGCATACATGTATGTAAACTGGACTCTAATAAAGTCAAAGAAAACTTTGGAGGATAAGACGTAGGTATCTCCAAAATAAGCACAAGCACATAAGGAAAACCCATAttatcacttttaagtttttatCGACTGCCAATATCTATTCCCCTTTCTAGTGATATCCAATTGCAGCCTTCAGCAGGCCAAATGTTCCTAGTATGAAGAAAAAAACATGTGGTCACAACCTGACATATTTGCATAGTACAAACAACACAAGGTAGTTTATGCGTATGCATCTAAATACTTAAAAGTACATTTCACACCTTTCTGCCTGCTTTTCAACCCACACTTCCATCCATGGCGAAAACTGATCTCTAGAATAGATAATATCATGTGGTAGATTATCAAGAACCtggaaaatcatcaaaatattTCAGTAATAGCATGCACTTCGATGGTAAAAGTATTCAGGGTAAGAATCATCCTTGCCAAGAATATTTCAGACTTAAAGTAACCAAATTAAAAAGGATAGCTGAAACAGCATGACCCATGTTCAGTTTCTGTTTCTATTATCTCCACTCTTCCTTTGCTTTATTTCAGTGACAGGGAAGAGAGAGAAATATAGATAACTGTTTGCTTGAATCAACATAAAAGAGCTAAAGAATTTATCAAAAGGTATTTTTTCCATAATTCAATTCTAATTGTGCTAGTCAGCTTCCAGTGTCAACATGTGAAGGCATCAAGAGGATTGAGATAGTCATCGTAAAGAGACCTCTAACATAATAACCCAACAAGGTTGTTGATCTGCTTCCCCTGTTTCAACCAAAAAACAACCACCAATAATTGATTATATACCATTTACAGACAGACGAAGGATACTGCAAACCCAATTAACAATCTCAGATTTATTCCATGCATTGATAGATGAAAGTGAGATAAAAGAAATAACAGGCAGAGTTAATACCCCATCCACTACGGTTAGCAGCATCGCGACACTCTACTCTAAACCTTGACAAATGACTTTGAACTGCTCCAACAGTTTCCATCTGCTTCTTAGCCAGTGAAGAACTAATTTCTATAGAGCTGAAGACAATAAACAATATTTAAGTATTAACTACGAAATAATACATTATTTAATCATTTAGCAAGAATAATTCTAATAGGTCCAAACACGCCTCTCAGGCATACATCCCAACATAATAAGCTCAGTAAGCATACAGGTTATGATTTCAATAACTTTTCTCTGCCATCATCACATACATATATGTCAAACTATTGTAGACTCTTGTAGGTGCATTCAACTTGAGATAATCCATAATGCCTTTGGCACAGGTCCCTGATCCCCCTCCAATTTCATATATCTACAGAAAAAAGACAGACAGAAAGCTCTTAAAGCAAATCCTTGAATATCTGTCTAACTACAGAAAGAGAAGTTGATGAATTGATGCATAGATGTAGTCCAGAGCCATAAGCAAAGATATTTATCAATCATTCAGAACTTACAGGTAGATTGAAATTTTAGCAAGGAactcaaaagaaggaaaaaaaggaagagagagagagagagattgtgGAATTATTGTTTAAGCATATGTTAGGTAGACTGGAGATGTCACTTCCATTTCAAATAACACAATAAGCATTACAGTGAGGAACTCATAAGACGGAAGCAAGACAATTAATACAAATTGAAGGTTACTTAGATATGTGCAACAACAAATATATTATACCAATTTGAATTCATCTGAATTGTACAATACAGCATTGTGTGGCGATATCATCAGCACAAGAAAAAGTTTGCAAGCTAACATATCGTTGCACCTGATACTCCCTTGACCTACAACTTTCCATAGCTTGGGCACCAAGCTACAAACAAGATAACTAGAAAGGTACGTAATAGAATCTAAGTATTCAGGCTCCCAGGCAACAAGTTAGTAGTTTTATACCAAATGAAGTAAACAAATAGTTCAAACCAGACCACTACTGGAGGTAATGACAAAAAATTAGATTGTAAACGAGGATTAGTATCCATGAGAAAATACCAAGCTGAAGCATGTAAGAATCGAATGACTTCCCGGGAAAGCAGCTGGACATACAGATCATCAGCACTAAATGGCCTTTCAAATAATACTGATCCTTTTTATTCTTTGCCAAAGACTTATCAAGATGTGAAATCTCAGAAATTCTAATAGGTCCAGTTGGAA
It contains:
- the LOC113766601 gene encoding uncharacterized protein LOC113766601; the encoded protein is MAIRRSVFPGYLSSLFHSSKVISCGTLLPLQSSASFSTHHFVGDTPMLVRDFIHAALYDPKHGYFSQRSRSVGVLESSINFNKLGGQKAYMQLLDKVYKQNEVSWFTPVELFKPWYAHGIAESILRTANLSVPLKIYEIGGGSGTCAKGIMDYLKLNAPTRVYNSLTYISIEISSSLAKKQMETVGAVQSHLSRFRVECRDAANRSGWGEADQQPCWVIMLEVLDNLPHDIIYSRDQFSPWMEVWVEKQAERSELCELYKPVEDRLISSCMEILDLEKESDGRTSASLVRNVWAKVFPKPRRCWLPTGCLKLLEVLHGALPKMSLIASDFSYLPDVTVPGERAPLVSSKRDGKSFDHKSYMDAKGDADIFFPTDFWLLERMDHHCSGWLKPDQDKSSKKGKKRRTLTLDTSSFMEEFGLPSKTRTKDGYNPLLDDFKNTKIYLSVPTHNTK